A window of Streptomyces sp. NBC_01689 genomic DNA:
CGTACCCTTTTCTGTTGTGCCGAACGCCAACGAAGACAATTCCAGTGCCCTGAGTCAGGTGCAGCGACGCGCGGTGAGTGAGCTGCTGCGGGTGTCCCCTGTCGCCGACGATCTCGCCCGCCGGTTCCAGGAGGCAGGATTCTCCCTCGCTCTCGTGGGCGGCTCGGTCCGGGACGCGCTCCTCGGCCGGCTCGGCAACGACCTGGACTTCACCACCGACGCCCGCCCCGAGGACGTACTGAAGATCGTGCGCCCCTGGGCGGATGCCCTCTGGGAGGTCGGGATCGCCTTCGGCACCGTCGGCGCGCAGAAGGACGCGCTCGTGGACGGCGTACGGCAGTCCTTCCAGATCGAGATCACGACGTACCGCTCCGAGGCGTACGACCGCACCTCCCGCAAGCCCGAGGTGTCCTACGGCGACTCGATCGAGGAAGACCTCGTCCGTCGCGACTTCACGGTGAACGCGATGGCCGTCGCGCTTCCGGAGAAGACGTTCATCGACCCGCACGGTGGCCGTGACGATCTGGCCGCCCGGGTGCTGCGCACCCCGGGAACCCCCGAGCAGTCCTTCTCCGACGATCCGCTGCGGATGATGCGGGCCGCGCGGTTCGCGGCGCAGCTCGACTTCGAGGTGGCCCCGGACGTCGTCGCGGCGATGACGGACATGGCCGGACGTATCGAGATCGTCTCCGCGGAACGGGTGCGTGACGAGCTCAACAAGCTGCTTCTCTCGGCGCACCCGCGCAAGGGCCTGACCCTGCTCGTCGACACCGGTCTCTCGGCCCATGTGCTGCCGGAGCTGCCGGCCCTGCGGCTGGAGAGCGACGAGCACCACCGGCACAAGGACGTCTACGACCACAGCCTGATCGTTCTGGAACAGGCGATGGCGCTGGAGGAGAACGGCCCCGACCTGACCCTACGGCTGGCCGCGCTGCTGCATGACATCGGCAAGCCGAGGACCCGGCGTTTCGAGAAGGACGGCCGCGTCTCCTTCCACCACCACGAGATGGTGGGCGCGAAGATGACCAAGAAGCGGATGTCCGAGCTCAAGTACTCGAACGAGCTCGTGAAGGACGTCTCCCGGCTGGTCGAACTCCATCTGCGGTTCCACGGCTACGGCACCGGTGAGTGGACCGATTCCGCGGTGCGTCGCTACGTACGGGACGCGGGGCCGCTCCTGGAGCGTCTTCACAAGCTGACCCGCTCCGACTGCACCACCCGGAACAAGCGCAAGGCGACGGCGCTCTCGCGTGCGTACGACGGCCTGGAGGAGCGCATCGCGCAGCTCCAGGAACAGGAGGAGCTGGACTCGATCCGGCCTGACCTGGACGGCAACCAGATCATGGAGATCCTGGGCATCGGCCCGGGTCCGGCGATCGGCCAGGCCTACAAGTTCCTGCTGGAGCTGCGGCTGGAGAACGGCCCCACGGACCACGACACGGCCGTGGCGGCGCTCAAGGAGTGGTGGGCCGGGCAGGGCTGAGGCATGGGAAGGGGTCATGTTTCACGTGAAACATGTCCCCCGGACAAGCGGCGAAGGGATGAGGGACGGTGTTTCACGTGAAACACCGCCCCTCATCGCGTGGATACCGCTACTTGTTCTCCTTCAGGCACAGCACCACGTCGTGGCCGCCGCCCGACTGGATGTAGGAGATCGTGGCGTCCGAGACGTCCTTGCACTTGGTGTCGTCACTCGTGTTGTCGAACTTCGAGACGACCTTGTACTGGGCGTCGCCCGAGGAGCAGTCGACCGTCTTGAGGTCGGCATTGGAGTCCGTGCCGTTGTTGTGCATGCAGCTACCGACCGACGTGGTCTCCGCGTCGCTCTGGCCCAGGTACCACTTCACCCCGTACACGCCGAGGGCGATGACTATCAGGATGACGATGCGCAGAGCCTTCTTGCCGACACGCTTGCCCGGGGTCGGGGCCGGCGGAGGCACCGGGGCGCCCTGGTTCGGGAACGGCGCGTAGGGCTGCTGCGGGGGTACCCCCGGCTGGCCGGGCTGCTGCCCCATGGGAGCGGTGGGCTGCTGGGCGTACGGGTTCTGGCCGTGGGGCGGCGGAGTAGCCATTGGGGTCCCCCCTGGGACGAAGGCGCGTGGCGCGAAATAAGACCCACGTAAGTTATCGGGAGCCTCTGACAATCCAGTAGTCAGGAGAGGCTCTGTGTCATTGATGTGACACTGACAGACGCTCAAAGCGGGCCATAGAAGCACCAATTGCCGCGTAGACCAGGGCCACGGTGATCACGAGGGAAGCCGATCGCCCGTCAGGAGGCAGTATCAAGGCGGCCACCGCGGCCGCGCCGACGAACGCGACGTTGAACAGGACGTCGTAGACCGAGAAGATCCGGCCGCGGTAGCCGTCGTCGACCGAGGACTGGACCACCGTGTCGGTGGCGATCTTCGCGCCCTGTGTGGTCAGGCCCAGGACGAAGGCGGCGGCCAGCACGGGCGGCGGCGTGAAGGGCAGGCCGAGCGCGGGTTCGAGGACCGCGGCCGTGGCGGCGCAGACGATGATCCAGCCACCGGGGCCCACCCGCCCGACCGCCCAGGGAGTCAGCACGGCCGCGGCGAAGAACCCGGCCCCCGAGATACCCACGGCGAGCCCCAGCAGGGCGAGCCCGTCGTCCGAGCCGGACGACCAGGCGTACCGGCAGAGCATCAGCATCATGACCGTCAGGGCGCCGTAGCAGAAGCGCATCAGCGTCATGGCGAGGAGGGCCCAGGCGGCCTCGCGGCGTCCCGGCTCGGCGAGATGCCGCACGCCCGCCACCAGACCGCGCGCGGTGTCGGCGACCGCGACGCGCAGTCTCGGCCGCACCCACCGCCGCTCCGGCCCGAGAAGCTCCGGCGAGATGCGCAGGGAGGCGAGCGCCGCGCACAGATAGAGGGCGGCCCCGACAAGCACGACCGCCGCGTCCGAGTCCGAGGCGGCCAGCCGCACTATGAAGGCGAGGCCGCCGCCCGCGGTCGCTGCGAGGGTCCCGGCGGTGGGCGACAGGGAGTTGGCGATCACCAGCCGGTCGGCGTCGACGACGCGCGGAAGGGCGGCCGAGAGGCCCGCCAGGACGAAGCGGTTGACCGCGGTGACGCACAGCGCGGAGACGTAGAAGAGCCAGGCGGGCACGGGGGTCAGTATCAGGACGGCGGTCACGGCGGCCAGCGAGGCCCGCAGCAGATTCCCGTACAGGAAGACCTGGCGGCGCCGCCAGCGGTCCAGCAGGACGCCGGCGAAGGGGCCGATGAGGGAGTACGGCAGGAGCAGGACGGCCATCGCCGAGGCGATCGAAGCCGCCGAGGTCTGTTTCTCCGGGGAGAAGACGACGTAGGTGGCGAGCGCGACCTGGTAGACCCCGTCGGCGCCCTGGGAGAGCAGGCGGATCCCGAGCAGATGTCTGAAGTTCCTGACGCGCAGGAGGACGCGCAGGTCACGCACGACGGCCATGGGCCACAGCCTCACATACGAGGAAGGTCCCCGGGTCGGTGACCCGGGGACCCTCGACGGGCAGGAGCGAAGAGCCCCTCGGCGCCGTGCGTGGCGTCCGTCGGTCCGCGGTGCCCGTCGTGCGGGCACCGTGATCCGTGGCGGCCGGCGCTCGGCGCTTGTCTTTCTAGCGCTCGACCTCGCCCTTGATGAACTTCTCGACGTTGGCGAAGGCCTCGTCGTCGAAGTACTGGACCGGCGGAGACTTCATGAAGTAGGACGACGCCGACAGGATCGGGCCGCCGATGCCGCGGTCCTTGGCGATCTTCGCGGCGCGCAGGGCGTCGATGATGACACCGGCCGAGTTCGGGGAGTCCCAGACCTCGAGCTTGTACTCCAGGTTCAGCGGGACGTCGCCGAACGCGCGGCCCTCGAGGCGCACGTAGGCCCACTTGCGGTCGTCGAGCCACTGCACGTAGTCCGACGGACCGATGTGGACGTTCTTCTCGCCCAGGTCGCGGTCGGGGATCTGCGAGGTGACGGCCTGCGTCTTCGAGATCTTCTTGGACTCGAGGCGGTCGCGCTCCAGCATGTTCTTGAAGTCCATGTTGCCGCCGACGTTGAGCTGCATCGTGCGCTCGAGACGGACACCGCGGTCCTCGAACAGCTTCGCCATCACACGGTGGGTGATGGTGGCGCCGACCTGGGACTTGATGTCGTCGCCGACGATCGGGACACCGGCCTCGGTGAACTTGTCCGCCCACTCCTTGGTGCCGGCGATGA
This region includes:
- a CDS encoding CCA tRNA nucleotidyltransferase, with protein sequence MPNANEDNSSALSQVQRRAVSELLRVSPVADDLARRFQEAGFSLALVGGSVRDALLGRLGNDLDFTTDARPEDVLKIVRPWADALWEVGIAFGTVGAQKDALVDGVRQSFQIEITTYRSEAYDRTSRKPEVSYGDSIEEDLVRRDFTVNAMAVALPEKTFIDPHGGRDDLAARVLRTPGTPEQSFSDDPLRMMRAARFAAQLDFEVAPDVVAAMTDMAGRIEIVSAERVRDELNKLLLSAHPRKGLTLLVDTGLSAHVLPELPALRLESDEHHRHKDVYDHSLIVLEQAMALEENGPDLTLRLAALLHDIGKPRTRRFEKDGRVSFHHHEMVGAKMTKKRMSELKYSNELVKDVSRLVELHLRFHGYGTGEWTDSAVRRYVRDAGPLLERLHKLTRSDCTTRNKRKATALSRAYDGLEERIAQLQEQEELDSIRPDLDGNQIMEILGIGPGPAIGQAYKFLLELRLENGPTDHDTAVAALKEWWAGQG
- a CDS encoding LppU/SCO3897 family protein, producing the protein MATPPPHGQNPYAQQPTAPMGQQPGQPGVPPQQPYAPFPNQGAPVPPPAPTPGKRVGKKALRIVILIVIALGVYGVKWYLGQSDAETTSVGSCMHNNGTDSNADLKTVDCSSGDAQYKVVSKFDNTSDDTKCKDVSDATISYIQSGGGHDVVLCLKENK
- a CDS encoding MFS transporter: MAVVRDLRVLLRVRNFRHLLGIRLLSQGADGVYQVALATYVVFSPEKQTSAASIASAMAVLLLPYSLIGPFAGVLLDRWRRRQVFLYGNLLRASLAAVTAVLILTPVPAWLFYVSALCVTAVNRFVLAGLSAALPRVVDADRLVIANSLSPTAGTLAATAGGGLAFIVRLAASDSDAAVVLVGAALYLCAALASLRISPELLGPERRWVRPRLRVAVADTARGLVAGVRHLAEPGRREAAWALLAMTLMRFCYGALTVMMLMLCRYAWSSGSDDGLALLGLAVGISGAGFFAAAVLTPWAVGRVGPGGWIIVCAATAAVLEPALGLPFTPPPVLAAAFVLGLTTQGAKIATDTVVQSSVDDGYRGRIFSVYDVLFNVAFVGAAAVAALILPPDGRSASLVITVALVYAAIGASMARFERLSVSHQ
- a CDS encoding inositol-3-phosphate synthase — encoded protein: MGSVRVAIVGVGNCAASLVQGVEYYKDADPATKVPGLMHVQFGDYHVGDVEFVAAFDVDAKKVGLDLSDAIGASENNTIKICDVPNKGVTVQRGHTLDGLGKYYRMTIEESAEAPVDVVQVLKDKQVDVLICYLPVGSEDAAKFYAQCAIDAKVAFVNALPVFIAGTKEWADKFTEAGVPIVGDDIKSQVGATITHRVMAKLFEDRGVRLERTMQLNVGGNMDFKNMLERDRLESKKISKTQAVTSQIPDRDLGEKNVHIGPSDYVQWLDDRKWAYVRLEGRAFGDVPLNLEYKLEVWDSPNSAGVIIDALRAAKIAKDRGIGGPILSASSYFMKSPPVQYFDDEAFANVEKFIKGEVER